In Cryptomeria japonica chromosome 1, Sugi_1.0, whole genome shotgun sequence, the sequence ctgtaaactttgagggaacctattgtagttggtctctaagcgctttggtaacatacgtaaacctttctcccttaaaactgaagtagtagcagggtctgatatttatattaataatgatattaatcatctaatgaggaaaatagataagcacttgttaataactaattgaagaatgtCAATCgattttaatatattgaaatagatcaggtaggggacatttcAAAATCCAAGCAATAGGTAAAATCCCTTGCTATCACAAGATCTTGGCCAGCAGGCATGTTTGCTATGGCTCCATCAAATTGATTCAAATCATCTAGGGCATCAAATCTATTAAACACCTCATTTGCCTGTCTATCATTAAGTGTCCTCTTCTGGCCTCGTCCCTTATTGCGCGCTTTAACtggaataaatccttatttatccTCCGTTGTAGGGGCTTTCCCGTTATCCTGTTTGGGAGGTGGAGAACCTGTTCCAGTCTTAGAATCCCCTGCCTGTTTAaatttgatacaaacttcccaatctcaaattcaatcacacaaagtaaactttcattgTCAAGATCAATGCTcgtaagaatactcaacatcaaccggttaactgttatagcaacttaacagtaaacaacttcaatcttgtaaacatcaaaatgcttaatcacatatcaacatattccatctctcaatgcttctagttatcatgccttatcagaatagttaagtagtcaatcaaatcaacaaataagatcataaccacaaaaacattcaccacatgacacaaatgtttatacgtggaaaacccaaataggtaaaaaccacggcgagatgagactcacaagatagctatttgaactcttctgaagttcgccctgttaggagccaagcctattaaagcttttacaataagtcctgttaagaactgatcttgttaggaatcacccggttaagggatttacaaaatgccttgatgaaaagcaaataccctgttaggagtaacctcggtagaggatttgagaatccaagctaatggaccaccttgttagaggatttaagaagtaaccaagcttgttagagcttacccggttgggGGATTTcagttctgctgtaattgttagaaaacaacaggttttcttgatctatctgaataacactacatttgcttgatcatatccttttaagcttcaatctacctttacataaactgcagatccattctccggttaggcaaccacacactcaattgatttctgccaactttgccaacaactttacaaacaacttcatcaaccttaaatacaaatcaattaggccggtaacacaacaaaaacctaattctctcatagagattacaaacaaatcaattcaagtgtgaccgttggatttacatagcaatctacacacattcttcaagaaaattccaaccgctccatgatcaccgcttcatcggactttgtaactcatcacgcgctatgcattagatgcaatccactttgctcattccctagacaatcaaacaaaaatgccaaaacaatctgaacttatcttcatacaatgatcacacgtgtcgccattattaccgctcatcattagatcttaaaccaacaaacttgatcggtgagggtttaacaaaaacaactggtagggtttagcggttacattgcatagaaagggtttaaccttatacaccggtttatgggttcaactcacaaacttacatactagtttacaacatcttcctcaaagctcttcttaccggttacaagacaatatcaataacaacaacaatatcagcaatatcataaataccatcaccggttcaattgacatcaatgacaacataacatatcattaatgcaatcttcatgcaaatgccaacaccatGAGCCAGTTCCCAACTGAATTTCCATGGAATTGGGTAAGGGCTTAtttagatcaatttcaacacacacACGAGTGTAGGTAATTACCTTCTTTTCCGTTGTTTGTCGAGAAGGGTCCATTGGCTTACCAAGCTACGCTGCAACTAAATTGAAGATGTCCTCTCTCCAAAACTCCAGTGGAAACCACGAAACTCGTACCCATACAAGAACCTGCGACGGAAGCTCTTCTGTAGGCTTGAATCCAacatgccaaggcttgatgaagAGACCGACTTGATTGTAGAAATAAGGTCCTCCTTCAAAAACTTTATTTCTATCAGACATGCAAGAGAACATCACCAAAAAGTATCCATTAGCCGCCAACAAAACTTCCATTTCCTCCTCTGGACACCATGAATGGCGAGCCCATGGCTCCAGGAAGGGTAGAGACACCCAAATCCCCATAAATTTGTATATCAAGACACGCTTAGACAAATAGCTAATGTCTTTCTACACAGAATCTGGCAGAATCACCAAAACAGGTCTATTCTCACTCCTTGCAAGGCAACCATTAACCTTAATGGGCTTGAATCCTTCAACATGAGAAGAACTTTTTCCGAGGCCAGAGCCATGCATCCCAAAAATAGGATTCTCATGCATGGTCGTAGTTGGGGAACATCCAATCATAGCATCTTTAAATTGCATGCTTAACCCTCCACGAAGACCCCCTTGCATAGCCATGCAAGGCCAGATTGGAAACAAAACACAGCACGCAAGCAAGGGTTCAGAAAACATCACATGGAGAGAAACAAAACCCTGAATCTGCAAACACTGCCAACACCACACCCAACGTTccgtcaaaaagtgttgtgagatCACAGGCACACACCAACCTCCTAAACCCCACCTCGCTGCATGAAAACTCCCCCACAATGCACAAAGACTCCCAAATCCTTGAGTGAAACCCCACCACCAAACTCGATCACCACCCCTAGCACCGACAGCTGACCCAGCTGACCCGGCCTCCACAGATGAACACGCCCAGAACAGAGGAACGCTGCCAGGGCCGAGCCCTAGCCTCCAAAACAGAGTGCCGCCTCCATTCTTCTCCAAGTATTCTCTCTAGTTGTTATTATTCACCACCTACATTCAACATATTTTGGTTTACATCAAAATAAACTGGCATATGGAAGGGCTTCTGTGGCTTGATAATTATTTATATTTACGGGATGCTTCTTAATGAGTTTGTGATTACCAAACATAACACAAGCATTCTATGAAGACATGCCAAAATTGTTGCAGTGGGGTGGGATTGAAGCTAAGAGGGAGTTCTGCGAAAGAACTTGGAATGAACCCAATTGAAATGGAAAATCTAAGCTTCTGGATTTAAAACCAAAGTCTGATTGATAAGCACCAAACTTAATGTCATGTCAAATCAACTACCCCCAGGATTTGCATATTTCACACAAGGGATAAATAGATTATATGTGTATAATATCATGTGATGAGTTCATGCATTAACTAAAATGATGAAAAAGCTATGCAAACTAATGTAATCATACAAGTATgctaatatcaaagacatcaatttCTTAATAAAACAGAAATGAGAAGGCAGCAATAAAGTAGTGTTTATTAATAAAAATCACTAATAAGATCGGACTCTATAAATATAATGAGCAGCGATCAAACAATAATTATAGTTACTTTAGGACAGCAACTAAACATTGCTTATACACAGACCCATGCATATAGTATGGCCAGCGATTGTGATTAATAAATAAAACAAGGATTATGATGACAGCATAAATACAACGATTTGTATTTTCATGTTAAGGCAGTGCTAATATAAAGAACAACAAAGACGGCGATTAGTTTAAAGAGGGGTTATAAACTAAAGGTGATGTCCTTTGAAAGGGTTGTCACTCTTTAAAGAGATGCTTCTCTTCATGGAGGCTTAAGGATAAAAAGAGATCAAGTGGAGATGAATAAGGGGGGAATCATAATTCAGAAATTCATTGGGTGAGAACTAACAAATAGAAATCAGATCATCAAATCATTCAAACACATCCAATTCCTCAAGCATCGAACAAGAGATAAAATACAAAATTCTAAATGTTATAACTTATAACCGATAATCAGATCTGAGTCTAACATGTTAATATTTCAATCCACAGTGGTAATGTAGAAACTATGTTTAGTTTTATATATATGAATTTATGGTGCATCTCTGTTATTGGTTAAATAAGTATTAAAACATAAATACATCCTTGCAATAGTCTGTCACAAAGGTGTAAGAAAAGGAATCTGCAATTAAGGGAGAACAGAATTATAGGGCACCCTACTGCATTTTGAGAGGGAGAACTGTTAAGGGCACTCTATTGCAATTCCCTTTCCAACTCGTGTGTTGAGGGACTATTGATGAACAATAGGGATCTCCAGCCACTGAAGAATGGAGGAGGATTGCATGGAGGGAGAATAGCTGTCTCAGGGCACCCTACCATGCCTCCTTATGCCATATCTTCTATGTCTGAGATTCACACATAAATTAGACTTGCTGAATGTATGATTTCCTTGCTCTAATAATAAATTTACCTCATAAATTGTGCCTGCAATATTACCTAACTGATTTCAGGTTTCCATAATCAGAATTAATTCATCTCATTCTGAAGTAAAGAAATGTACCCCTAACTAGATTATATGCCTGTTCCATTTGGTGTTTGTGAATTTAGGGCAAAATAGGGAATGATCCAgcaaggggacattacacttaatCCTAAAACTTTAGAATCAGAAACTTGCCAtaaaagtttgaattatttaatttcTGAGATCTGAAAGACAAAAATAATGTACACGTGAATTTTATACTACAGTTGAAGATTTCTGAAATTTTGTTCTACTACAACCAATACATAGAATAGTTAAAATACTCACTTGAGCCTTCAAATTGCAAAGACAATCAATCTGCAATGTACTTCAGTGATGGGTTAACCAAATTACACAATTTTCATAAGTACTCACCCTTTTATCACAAAAACTCTTACCATAATTATGGACAATGAAGGCCCTCCAAGAACAACACTGCCCTTGCTATTGTCCTAAAACATTATATTTgctttattttttttgaatataaTCTGCAGGGTTCATTGCTTTATTTGTTTTATTCCAGTCTATCAGAATAGATTTATACTTTATTTTCTATCTATTTTTTTAACAATAGCTTTATACCTCCAATAGGAGGATTGTAATACCTTCAATAACCACTTGAAATAAATGAGCTGTTTTAACAACTCAATACCAATAAATAAATTCAAACTTGTACATCCAAATAATTCTATATTATCCTAACCTATACTCATGATATACAAACCATACTAACAAACCGAAACACCCATGTGGACTAATTCCTAACAGATAACTCTAGCAGGTGGAACCTACTTTTCAGGCCTTAATTCTGGCTTGTTGAGAAACCCGTCAGAAATTCTTGACCCAGTAAAGCAAATAGTCCCACAAAATGTATCGAGGATCTGCTATAAGGCTGCATTCTATGATCAGAATAGAGAGTGATCCTACGAAGAGACTTGTTTAAAAGTAGACATGGATCCATGTTCCTATGTGCAAGCTGCAGGTATATGAGATGGTGAACCGGGGGATACACTATACAGAAGGGTACATATTACTAAGGTCCTAGTTAGTGCATTGCTACTGTGTTTGAATCCCTTTTAAGGGCTAGATAGCCTCAACCGGGACTGAATATTGAATGGAGGCCAAAGTGAATCCTATCTGGTAGCTTTATATGGTGCTGTAATGGATCACCTGATAATTTTATTGCTTTAAGTCATAACCAACTGGAATTTATGATTACTTAATCAGGTACAATAATATGACAATTTGGCATTTTATAAGCATCCTATTTTAGGTTTTATTTCTCTGATTTTGAGctaagttgccggttcgggttcgggttccggttcgggttcgaagaacccggtacgccagtacggcaaaattttgaaaaggggtttgggttcgtttgggttcgttagtacaaaaacatgtaaatttatatatatatatatattatatatatatatcaaagcctataagcatgaattaaaatatgcatgtcacatagcatcatatgaacaacaaaacaaacataaacttgtaatcatagcatcatgatcataccataattgataatagcatcatatacatcaagtttaatatcaaaatgacaaaatattcaagtatcattgtttcaactttcaacaatataaacttaaaagtttaatcatcaaatggatcatctaattcttcatcctcctcctcctcctcctcctcctcatcctcattgacattgacattacatgagccaatgccacttgcactttcactataagttggctcaatttccgagtcatcaagtgtcaatgcaagaagctgagaaccaggagcatccaaatcagtatgctctggctctatatcccacatctttgtttccccttgtgtgtagtcatgttgtttgtgtgaaagaagacgtaggttggaatgcacatatactaaattctccgctctttttgatagcagcctattgcgctttactgagtggatgaaagaatatgtgctccaatttctttctgaagcagatgaactagcaacctatgaagacaaagtaaacaattaaagttatacattaataaaaataaaattactagcaacctatgaagacaaagtaaactataaataaactaaaacttgtaaattaaaaattttaattaattaaacttacttgtgataaaacttttatagcgaggggttgtaggtgttggaagcatgtgccatggaagtaccaccagctatgagcatctttcttggatctatgacgaagtgcatcaacacttagaccattcccatttgcgaattctatgaactcatttgtaacaacatctcgcaaatcatcatcgggatatagtctaagaaatgctgccttatacccatcagatacttctagatctctccatggtggaatccttcctggtttatcaagaaactgattgctatagtacttaggtgtcaaggcataggcaagaaggtgcaaaggagtggtcatcttattccacctctctacaataattaattccagttctttgaagaatttctcctgaggatcattctctttttcatttatagtgaactttattttttcaagcattgaatcaatgccatcataaatctcacctatgcaaggcctatccatgtctgtatagcgaatcatgctcatgatgggctcagtgatacttaggagatatgtaacaagatcccaccatttctcatccaatattctatccctaatttttcctgccctctcagtgctactttgcttccatacagtccaattggtgctgatcaccatattgcatagtgccactctaactttcacaagtcgtcttaagacgattgtgtttgatgcaaaacgggtctcagcaacctataacacaaattaatgccaaattattaaaaaataaagccaaactttaaagaagaatacacaatatagcttacacaatgatattattaacattgaaaattcaaaaaaatcagaaaatgtaaaattaaattactatttcacttaccttcaatagctccaaattcgaataggttctaaaaatcccttgagacatgtggtggtttgtgatgaacatctggatgtcctcagcctctgcatacacatctctgatccattttattttttgcccaatcctttgtagcataagattgagtgaatgtaccgcacaaggtgtccaaaagatgtgatcatagcgttgctcaaccaacaaaccagcagctctacaattttttgcattgtccgttatgacttggacaacattgcggggtcccacagactcaatggcagagatgagaatttctgcaataaattcgccatcttttatttggccctcacaatccacagctctcaaaaacattgcccctttaggggacaccgctatgacattgatcaagggacggtttttagcatctttccacccatctgaaacaattgttacacctgtctcaacccacgaatcccttatgggtttcaatgcatcttcaaccctcttcacctctttctccaataatgttccacgtaccttctcataaccggggcccttataccctcttggtgcctcattaacactttttatcatttgcttccaatatggggagtgaacaacattgaatgacaaaccatttgcataaatgcaccttactatatcttgatcagcattgtctctactctcattttggaatgcggtttctaaaggcccttttgttcttttacgtgtcaagggtggttcactttgaggttcatttgtggcaaagaaggggtggtcttctactacaatactgggattagaagggccttgcattccccttgttttctttgatgcggtttggttcaatctacgggcttccctctcttctgccgcctcatgctccctaatatatttcatcactatctcatctggtataggtttaccatttttgccagggcattttttgatgcctcttccttttattccacacaaatggcctaccactcgataatatgaactattacgttcaatatcacatccatggcatttccaacggaatcccccacctcccggaagttgttttataatgtccacatatttccataagggagaatttggatcatttctttgttttgcaattacttgttcattgccaatggaggaagatgtagatgccattctagttcctatggcaagaaataaaataaacatattcaaaaacaaaaactaaataatgaaaaaaaattcaagtttcatgtttgacaatttgtgaaacaaaaatagttggaaaaaaatgtttaaaaacctacctcttgctgccaatggaagcttgaaaatgtatggaaatgatgctgcaacacttgttgaagcttctaaaatcagtcttcaactcctcctcttt encodes:
- the LOC131874591 gene encoding uncharacterized protein LOC131874591; this encodes MASTSSSIGNEQVIAKQRNDPNSPLWKYVDIIKQLPGGGGFRWKCHGCDIERNSSYYRVVGHLCGIKGRGIKKCPGKNGKPIPDEIVMKYIREHEAAEEREARRLNQTASKKTRGMQGPSNPSIVVEDHPFFATNEPQSEPPLTRKRTKGPLETAFQNESRDNADQDIVRCIYANGLSFNVVHSPYWKQMIKSVNEAPRGYKGPGYEKVRGTLLEKEVKRVEDALKPIRDSWVETGVTIVSDGWKDAKNRPLINVIAVSPKGAMFLRAVDCEGQIKDGEFIAEILISAIESVGPRNVVQVITDNAKNCRAAGLLVEQRYDHIFWTPCAVHSLNLMLQRIGQKIKWIRDVYAEAEDIQMFITNHHMSQGIFRTYSNLELLKVSEIVI